The Rhododendron vialii isolate Sample 1 chromosome 5a, ASM3025357v1 genome contains a region encoding:
- the LOC131327506 gene encoding uncharacterized protein LOC131327506 — MIEEDGAIFQIFWSIWKARNVFVFRGKIPIPEEVIEQASRGNSDYLSAVLSKNPMVPRGVSQVERWVSPPPSSLNCDGAHNSSCSLVAFGVVVRDHSGSAQVWRYGQVKVSSALAIEAWALRIACGLAMEYNFPSVILESDCKILIEMISGSSSLGCWEIQAIVEDIKSWARDRQWPFVCGNRSKNKAAHWIATSCLDRKITSSTGCIPPELDSILRKDSR, encoded by the coding sequence ATGATTGAAGAAGACGGGGCAATTTTCCagattttttggtcaatttggAAGGCAAGGAATGTCTTCGTTTTCAGGGGGAAAattccaattccagaagaagTTATTGAGCAAGCAAGTAGAGGTAATTCAGATTATCTCAGTGCGGTTTTATCCAAAAATCCAATGGTCCCGAGGGGGGTTTCTCAGGTGGAACGGTGGGTTTCCCCACCTCCATCTTCTCTTAATTGCGATGGAGCGCATAATTCCTCTTGCAGCCTAGTTGCCTTTGGCGTTGTTGTCAGAGATCACAGTGGATCTGCTCAGGTTTGGCGGTATGGTCAAGTAAAGGTGTCTTCTGCTCTTGCTATCGAGGCATGGGCTTTGAGAATTGCTTGTGGCTTGGCAATGGAATATAACTTCCCTTCTGTTATTTTGGAATCGGACTGTAAAATCCTTATTGAGATGATTTCTGGGTCAAGCTCTCTAGGCTGCTGGGAGATTCAGGCAATTGTGGAAGACATAAAATCGTGGGCAAGGGATAGGCAGTGGCCTTTTGTTTGCGGCAATCGCTCGAAGAACAAGGCGGCTCATTGGATTGCTACTAGTTGTCTAGATAGGAAAATTACTTCAAGTACAGGTTGTATTCCGCCCGAGTTAGATTCTATCTTACGTAAGGACTCTCGTTAA
- the LOC131326686 gene encoding glycerate dehydrogenase: protein MAKPVSIEVYNPNGKYRVISTKSMPGTRWINLLIEQDCRVEICTQKKTILSVEDIIALIGNKCDGVIGQLTEDWGETLFSALSRAGGKAFSNMAVGYNNVDVNAATKYGVAVGNTPGVLTETTAELAASLSLAAARRIVEADEFMRAGLYDGWLPHLFVGNLLKGQTVGVIGAGRIGSAYARMMVEGFKMNLIYYDLYQSTRLEKFITAYGQFLKANGEQPVTWKRASSMEEVLREADVISLHPILDKTTYHLVNKESLSKMKKEAILINCSRGPVVDEVALVEHLKENPMFRVGLDVFEDEPYMKPGLADMKNAIVVPHIASASKWTREGMATLAALNVLGKIKGYPVWSDSNRVEPFLNENAPPPAASPSIVNAKALGLPVSKL, encoded by the exons atggcgaaGCCAGTGTCGATCGAGGTGTATAACCCAAATGGGAAATACAGAGTTATCAGCACAAAATCCATGCCTGGTACCAGGTGGATCAATCTCTTAATCGAACAAGATTGTCGCGTCGAA ATATGCACACAGAAGAAAACCATATTGTCTGTCGAAGATATCATTGCTCTGATCGGCAATAAGTGCGATGGAGTGATCGGACAA TTGACTGAGGATTGGGGTGAAACACTGTTCTCTGCATTGAGCAGAGCAGGAGGCAAGGCTTTCAGTAACATGGCTGTTGGGTACAACAATGTCGATGTCAACGCGGCCACTAAGTACGGTGTCGCTGTTGGCAACACACCT GGAGTTCTCACGGAGACTACAGCAGAGTTAGCTGCTTCGCTTTCTTTAGCAGCAGCTAGAAGAATTGTTGAAGCTGATGAGTTCATGAGGGCAGGCTTATATGATGGGTGGCTTCCACATTT ATTTGTGGGGAACTTGCTAAAAGGACAGACTGTTGGTGTCATTGGAGCTGGTCGAATTGGATCTGCTTATGCTAGAATGATG GTCGAAGGATTCAAAATGAACTTAATTTACTACGATCTGTATCAATCCACACGCCTCGAAAAGTTTATCACAG CTTACGGTCAGTTCCTAAAAGCCAATGGTGAACAACCTGTTACTTGGAAAAGAGCCTCGAGCATGGAAGAGGTTCTCCGAGAGGCCGATGTG ATAAGTCTTCATCCAATCTTGGACAAAACAACTTATCATCTAGTAAATAAAGAAAGCCTCTCAAAGATGAAAAAG GAAGCAATTCTTATAAACTGCAGTCGCGGGCCTGTGGTTGATGAAGTAGCTCTTGTGGAGCATTTGAAAGAGAATCCTATGTTTCGAGTTGGTCTCGACGTCTTCGAG GATGAACCATACATGAAACCTGGACTTGCAGACATGAAAAATGCCATCGTGGTACCTCACATTGCTTCTGCTTCCAAG TGGACTCGTGAAGGAATGGCAACGCTGGCTGCTTTGAATGTCTTG GGAAAAATCAAAGGATACCCAGTTTGGTCCGATTCAAATCGCGTAGAACCATTCTTAAATGAGAATGCTCCTCCTCCAGCTGCAAGCCCAAGCATTGTCAACGCAAAAGCCTTAG GTTTACCAGTGTCAAAACTGTAA
- the LOC131327508 gene encoding uncharacterized protein LOC131327508: MASSVILMCKYGEVTLVVMATRGFGFNDLVESIHKKWQNLSSFELFYAVADHHNCSLDNDEDFCNMIALAAAFGVTCVDVSVGVISSSTIECGKSLGECVRSFEYGECSTFQGEEEDPLDKFCPHHETVRLSADWVNLLKCVGQEFRDGVDDFKACLSKYAVEIGFKYKYLKNDRSRVTAECCKKLDGCTWLIHATLERSNNFFVIREFHKEHNCIGTFFSSKNPRMTSKIIAKEIVEEVRSKPSYTPIECLKHFEGRYGYLIGYYHAWLAVEKANKELFGDFQLSFDKLRWYAEELKEKNPGTVMDVEYCNETNRFIRFFLAFDACIKGFNYCRPILAVDGTFLKGRYKGTLLSAIGKDADQGLFPLAIGVVDSETEANWQWFLEKLSTVITCSRPLTFFTDRHSGLVKYVPTVFPTGYHSYCLQHLKGNLRDKLSGRLSNGFREKVVNLFNDCAHVPTVITFAKALEELCTVGGASAKNFVESFLLERWANLYFEGRRYGEMTSNAAESFNNQILKFRHLPICELVDKVRVLIME, from the exons ATGGCTTCTTCGGTTATATTGATGTGCAAATATGGTGAAGTTACTCTAGTTGTCATGGCTACAAGAGGTTTTGGTTTCAATGATCTGGTGGAAAGCATTCATAAAAAGTGGCAGAATTTGAGTAGTTTTGAGCTTTTTTATGCTGTCGCTGACCATCATAATTGTAGTCTGGACAATGATGAAGACTTTTGTAACATGATTGCATTAGCTGCTGCGTTTGGTGTGACTTGTGTTGATGTATCTGTTGGggttatttcttcttctaccATTGAATGCGGTAAAAGTTTGGGTGAATGTGTTAGGAGTTTTGAATATGGTGAGTGTAGTACTTTtcaaggagaggaagaagatccgCTTGATAAATTTTGTCCTCATCATGAGACAGTGCGTCTTTCAGCCGATTGGGTTAATTTGCTTAAGTGTGTTGGTCAAGAGTTCAGAGATGGTGTAGATGATTTTAAGGCTTGTTTGTCCAAATATGCCGTTGAAATTGGTTTCAAGTATAAATATCTGAAAAATGACAGATCAAGAGTAACGGCCGAGTGCTGTAAGAAGCTGGATGGTTGTACATGGTTAATTCACGCAACTTTAGAAAGatcgaataatttttttgttattagggAGTTTCACAAAGAGCACAACTGTATTGGTACgttttttagttcaaaaaatcCTCGGATGACCTCAAAAATTATTGCCAAAGAAATTGTTGAGGAGGTTCGTTCGAAGCCATCTTATACACCGATAGAGTGTTTGAAACATTTTGAGGGGCGATATGGTTATTTGATTGGTTATTACCATGCATGGTTAGCAGTTGAGAAAGCAAATAAGGAGCTATTTGGTgattttcaattatcttttgacAAACTCCGCTGGTATGCTGAggaattaaaggagaaaaaccCGGGGACTGTTATGGATGTGGAATATTGCAATGAGACTAATCGGTTTATAAGGTTTTTCCTGGCATTTGATGCATGCATTAAAGGCTTCAACTATTGTCGTCCTATTTTGGCTGTTGATGGTACCTTTTTGAAGGGGAGATACAAAGGGACGCTTCTCTCAGCTATAGGAAAGGATGCTGATCAAG GATTATTTCCTCTTGCTATCGGTGTTGTTGACTCTGAGACAGAGGCAAATTGGCAATGGTTTTTGGAGAAGCTGTCGACAGTTATTACGTGTTCTCGGCCTCTTACATTCTTTACGGATCGTCACTCTGGTCTTGTAAAGTACGTGCCTACAGTTTTCCCAACTGGTTATCACTCCTACTGCTTGCAGCATTTGAAGGGAAACCTTAGGGATAAGCTTTCAGGTCGACTCTCGAATGGGTTTAGGGAGAAAGTAGTCAATCTTTTCAATGATTGCGCACATGTTCCTACTGTGATAACTTTTGCCAAGGCTCTTGAAGAGCTATGTACTGTTGGTGGAGCGAGTGCAAAGAATTTTGTTGAGTCATTTCTGCTTGAGAGATGGGCAAACTTGTACTTTGAAGGTAGACGATATGGTGAAATGACTTCAAATGCAGCTGAGTCATTTAACAACCAGATTCTTAAATTCCGTCATTTGCCAATATGTGAGTTGGTTGATAAGGTAAGGGTGCTAATCATGGAGTAG